From Polynucleobacter sp. MWH-Braz-FAM2G, a single genomic window includes:
- a CDS encoding HD-GYP domain-containing protein, translated as MKYNPIRRLNVVLIASICVGEALIMFVLPSFGATSNFVAVLLDVLLLTLITIPLVKWLVIAPMKKYIQDLESANHTISAREDQMLTALNALAKAKDNETGSHIMRTQKYVNLLAKRLQQMGCYPDALTDHQIETLVKVAPLHDLGKVGIPDQVLNKQGRFTDEERGLMKSHPMIGETILAASQSADVDNELISTAMKVAGAHHEKWDGTGYPRQLQGEQIPIEARIMSVADVFDALVSDRPYKKGWSIDDAYQEIVSHKGSAFDPVVIDAFIAERKGFEKIAGKN; from the coding sequence GTGAAATACAACCCAATCAGAAGGCTGAATGTAGTTTTAATCGCCAGTATTTGCGTTGGCGAAGCTTTGATTATGTTTGTACTTCCCTCGTTCGGCGCGACTTCTAACTTTGTCGCCGTCCTCCTGGATGTGCTATTGCTAACGTTAATCACCATCCCACTGGTGAAGTGGTTGGTGATTGCCCCAATGAAAAAATACATACAAGATCTCGAGTCTGCTAATCACACGATCTCAGCACGAGAAGATCAAATGCTGACCGCGCTAAATGCTTTGGCGAAGGCAAAAGACAATGAAACTGGCAGCCACATCATGCGCACCCAAAAATATGTCAATCTTTTGGCAAAGCGACTGCAACAAATGGGCTGCTATCCTGATGCCCTTACCGATCATCAGATTGAAACCTTGGTAAAAGTTGCGCCATTGCATGACCTGGGCAAGGTGGGTATACCCGATCAAGTTCTCAATAAGCAAGGACGTTTTACGGATGAGGAAAGGGGGCTCATGAAAAGTCACCCCATGATTGGAGAAACGATTTTGGCCGCTTCTCAGTCTGCGGATGTTGACAATGAATTAATTTCAACAGCGATGAAGGTAGCTGGGGCACATCATGAAAAATGGGATGGAACTGGTTACCCCAGGCAGCTGCAGGGCGAGCAAATTCCGATAGAGGCGCGGATTATGTCGGTGGCAGATGTTTTTGATGCCTTAGTTAGTGACAGACCTTATAAAAAGGGGTGGTCAATCGATGACGCTTATCAGGAGATCGTTAGCCATAAGGGTTCTGCTTTTGACCCCGTAGTGATTGATGCATTTATTGCGGAACGAAAAGGCTTTGAGAAAATCGCTGGTAAGAATTAA
- the aspA gene encoding aspartate ammonia-lyase — MTKGNRSEHDLIGDAKVPGDAYWGIHTLRAIENYPITGVKIGSYGELVKALAYVKEAAAKANLELGHLDPKKAEAIIAACHEIESGKLHDQFVVDVIQGGAGTSTNMNANEVIANRALEILGYQKGDYSKLHPINDVNMSQSTNDVYPTSLRLATCFAIPVLLKSMTGLREAFAQKAEEFKDVLKIGRTQLQDAVPMTLGQEFSTYAVMIQEDEDRLREAVSLIAEINLGATAIGTGINTDVSYSKCAISYLQKLSGVNLIASPNLIEATQDCGAFVQLSGVLKRIAVKLSKICNDLRLLSSGPQAGLNEIRLPARAAGSSIMPGKVNPVIPEVVNQIAFEVIGNDVTITMAAEGGQLQLNAFEPIIAHSLFKSIEHLTAGCDTLKTHCVVGIVANREVLAERVRTSAGLATALNPYLGYENATMIAKRALQENCSVADLVLELGLMDKETLDTILSPAVLTTPGIQTKKGG, encoded by the coding sequence ATGACTAAAGGTAATCGTTCGGAGCACGATTTAATTGGAGATGCGAAAGTACCTGGCGATGCTTATTGGGGTATCCATACATTAAGGGCAATCGAAAATTATCCAATTACAGGGGTAAAGATTGGAAGCTATGGGGAATTGGTAAAAGCATTGGCATATGTCAAAGAGGCTGCCGCTAAAGCCAACCTTGAATTAGGGCACTTAGATCCCAAGAAGGCTGAAGCCATTATTGCTGCTTGTCATGAGATTGAATCCGGAAAACTGCACGATCAATTTGTTGTGGATGTTATTCAGGGTGGTGCTGGTACATCTACCAATATGAATGCCAATGAAGTCATTGCTAATCGTGCGCTAGAAATATTAGGGTATCAAAAGGGAGATTACTCTAAGTTGCATCCCATTAATGATGTCAATATGTCTCAGAGCACAAATGACGTATATCCAACCTCTCTGCGCCTTGCTACATGTTTTGCCATTCCTGTCTTGCTGAAGTCTATGACAGGTTTGCGAGAGGCCTTCGCGCAGAAAGCTGAAGAGTTTAAAGATGTCTTGAAAATTGGCAGAACGCAATTACAAGATGCAGTGCCGATGACCTTAGGGCAGGAATTTTCAACCTACGCTGTGATGATCCAGGAGGATGAAGATCGCTTAAGAGAGGCAGTCTCATTGATTGCTGAGATTAATTTAGGTGCCACAGCCATTGGCACAGGTATCAATACTGATGTCAGCTATTCCAAGTGTGCAATTTCCTATTTGCAAAAACTCTCTGGAGTTAACCTTATAGCCTCTCCCAACCTAATTGAAGCTACTCAGGATTGTGGTGCTTTTGTACAACTCTCAGGTGTATTAAAACGGATAGCAGTAAAGCTCTCCAAAATTTGCAACGATTTGCGCTTACTATCAAGCGGTCCTCAGGCTGGTCTCAATGAGATTCGATTGCCTGCGCGCGCTGCAGGATCATCGATCATGCCGGGCAAAGTTAATCCAGTAATTCCAGAGGTGGTTAATCAAATTGCTTTTGAAGTGATTGGTAATGATGTCACGATCACCATGGCAGCGGAGGGTGGCCAACTCCAACTCAATGCATTCGAGCCCATCATTGCGCATAGTTTATTTAAGAGTATTGAGCATTTAACGGCGGGCTGCGACACTCTTAAGACCCATTGCGTTGTAGGTATTGTTGCCAATCGTGAAGTGCTTGCGGAAAGAGTGCGCACCTCGGCAGGACTAGCAACGGCATTAAACCCCTATCTTGGCTATGAGAACGCCACCATGATTGCAAAACGTGCCTTACAGGAAAATTGCTCAGTAGCTGACTTGGTGCTGGAGTTGGGTTTAATGGATAAAGAAACGCTTGATACCATCTTAAGTCCAGCGGTTCTAACGACCCCCGGTATTCAAACTAAAAAGGGTGGTTGA
- a CDS encoding alpha/beta fold hydrolase, which produces MISLGKSLFLVFVFAILGSGSLPAQAAPFKAEVKYAQVGEVKLAYYTRGKGEPMLMIMGYAGSMSLWDPALVEELAKTNLLIMFDNRGIGFSTDTKENQTSIPQMADDAAGLVKALGYKKVNLLAWSMGARIGQQLMIRHPDLIKKGVLCAPDPGGSHSVHMEPSVAATFNNPKLTFLENVELLFTNDPAGKQAAKDSLGRIHSAAQNGSALNDFAVSQETKDRQIIARTKLWSADESNYENLKNIKIPVLVADGRDDLIDRPENSKIIASQIPFAWLAFYDGGHAFLYQQYKKFADTVKVFLEK; this is translated from the coding sequence ATGATTTCTTTGGGAAAGAGTTTATTTCTGGTATTTGTCTTTGCCATTTTAGGTAGTGGCTCTTTGCCCGCTCAGGCTGCCCCATTTAAAGCTGAAGTTAAATATGCTCAAGTAGGGGAGGTCAAGCTCGCTTACTACACCCGCGGCAAGGGTGAGCCTATGTTAATGATTATGGGCTACGCAGGTTCTATGTCTTTATGGGATCCTGCTTTGGTTGAAGAGTTGGCTAAAACCAACCTATTGATCATGTTTGACAATCGCGGCATTGGATTCTCTACCGATACAAAAGAAAATCAAACTAGCATTCCTCAAATGGCTGATGATGCGGCTGGTTTGGTGAAGGCGTTGGGCTATAAAAAAGTAAATTTGCTTGCTTGGTCTATGGGTGCCAGAATTGGTCAACAGTTAATGATTAGGCATCCCGATCTGATCAAGAAGGGTGTTCTATGTGCCCCTGATCCAGGCGGTAGTCATAGTGTTCATATGGAACCATCTGTTGCAGCTACATTCAATAATCCAAAACTGACTTTCTTGGAAAATGTTGAATTACTGTTTACTAATGATCCTGCTGGAAAACAAGCTGCTAAAGATTCTTTGGGAAGAATTCACTCTGCTGCCCAAAACGGTAGTGCACTCAACGATTTCGCAGTTTCACAAGAGACCAAGGATCGTCAAATCATCGCGCGGACAAAATTGTGGTCTGCCGATGAATCTAACTACGAGAATCTAAAAAATATTAAGATTCCAGTGCTAGTGGCAGATGGACGGGATGATCTTATTGATAGGCCTGAGAACTCCAAGATTATTGCCAGTCAAATTCCTTTTGCTTGGCTTGCCTTTTATGATGGTGGTCATGCTTTTTTGTATCAACAATACAAAAAGTTTGCCGATACTGTAAAAGTATTTTTGGAAAAGTAA
- a CDS encoding GAF domain-containing protein has protein sequence MYRSDILQNEERRLSALEAMEILDTAPDEQLDFLTKIVKEYFQVPIALISIVDRKRQWFMSKQGLEASETPRDVSFCTHAILHEGIFVVNNAVEDSLFKNNPLVLGPPHIRFYAGIPLNSPDGYRIGTLCIIDTKAKRLSAGEESDLMGFAKIAQELISKRGPQHHLEALLDQAMEGLFEINLEHQFIHINEFGANLLGYEKEELLGKRLDILFPVKRYDGSPFLQTNFVDKISTSGNAISRDEEALVKKDGQTINATCNFFPVFRSGKVVSVLLAFRDNFERDALRAEVQWQRESIDKILDTRIAVLGLRGTRKRPRN, from the coding sequence ATGTATAGATCAGACATTCTTCAGAATGAAGAGCGCAGACTTTCTGCTCTCGAAGCTATGGAAATTCTAGATACAGCTCCAGATGAGCAATTAGATTTCCTTACTAAGATCGTCAAAGAGTATTTTCAAGTGCCAATTGCACTAATCAGTATTGTTGATCGAAAACGCCAATGGTTTATGTCAAAGCAGGGCTTAGAAGCCAGTGAAACTCCAAGAGATGTTTCCTTTTGCACTCACGCAATCTTGCATGAAGGAATTTTTGTTGTAAATAACGCTGTTGAGGATTCTCTTTTTAAAAATAATCCGCTGGTGCTCGGTCCGCCACATATTCGTTTTTATGCAGGCATTCCTTTAAATAGTCCCGATGGATATCGCATTGGAACCTTATGCATTATTGATACTAAAGCCAAAAGATTATCTGCAGGCGAAGAGTCGGATTTGATGGGCTTTGCAAAAATTGCTCAAGAACTTATTAGCAAAAGGGGTCCCCAACATCATCTCGAAGCATTGCTGGATCAGGCAATGGAAGGTCTATTTGAGATTAATCTAGAGCATCAATTTATACATATCAATGAGTTTGGTGCGAATTTATTGGGCTACGAGAAAGAAGAGCTCTTGGGAAAAAGATTGGACATCCTATTTCCTGTTAAGCGCTATGACGGTAGCCCCTTTTTGCAGACAAACTTTGTAGATAAGATCTCTACTTCAGGTAACGCCATTAGTCGCGATGAAGAGGCTCTAGTGAAAAAAGATGGTCAAACAATAAACGCTACCTGTAATTTTTTCCCGGTATTTAGATCGGGTAAGGTGGTAAGTGTTTTATTGGCTTTTCGGGACAATTTTGAAAGAGATGCCTTGCGAGCTGAGGTTCAGTGGCAACGCGAAAGTATCGACAAGATACTTGATACCCGCATTGCAGTACTTGGATTGCGTGGCACCCGCAAAAGACCGCGCAATTGA
- a CDS encoding bifunctional diguanylate cyclase/phosphodiesterase, with protein sequence MVKSPAKRLVLVLTASIFISESLLMLGLSFMPEQSMLSNILLDSIGLVILTCPAIYFFVFRPITDYVKQLQTARNELRVTASAFETHEAIMITNSHQKIVRVNQAFERITGYKESEVLGKAPEMFHSDRHSVQFHEKIAKQIKSIGSWDGEMWCVRKNGELYVKRAAISVIKNNAGDVINYVHSFVDITKEKNAQDEILKLAFQDQLTGLSNRKLLQHELTERLGITHKNQEFNALLLLDIDYFKTLNDTLGHDYGDKFLIEVANRLQTIVGHKQFIYRIGGDEFVVLLDNLGVNPVLAQENLNIWAERIREALSDVYILPPFEHHAVASIGTCIFTGHSRPAKELLKCAEIAMYEAKGHGGNRVVHFDQNMKAGLEKKASLIADLHSAISSDQLQLFYQVQVDGSHRPIGVEALMRWKHPTLGMIPPSQFIAIAEESALIVELGDWGLEVACQQLGAWRSSGTERKNLMLAYNVSAKQFKQPNFVDRLETLIHRYDVDPALLKLELTETLALDNLDYVIAKMHEIKARLGVSLSLDDFGTGYSSLSYLKQMPFDQVKIDQGFIRGMTSDSGDASLVKTMIDMSKNLNLQVIAEGVETKEEFELLEKYGCANYQGYLFGRPLPIGEFEKVTVH encoded by the coding sequence ATGGTTAAAAGCCCTGCAAAACGTCTTGTTTTAGTTCTGACAGCATCGATCTTTATTAGTGAGAGCTTGTTAATGCTCGGCTTGAGTTTTATGCCAGAGCAATCAATGCTGTCCAATATTCTCTTGGACTCTATAGGGCTGGTGATTTTGACCTGCCCGGCAATCTATTTTTTTGTATTTAGGCCTATTACTGATTACGTAAAACAGTTACAAACGGCTCGTAACGAGCTAAGGGTAACTGCATCTGCTTTTGAAACGCATGAAGCAATTATGATCACCAACTCACATCAGAAAATTGTGAGAGTGAATCAAGCATTTGAGCGGATTACTGGTTACAAAGAAAGCGAAGTGTTGGGCAAAGCGCCAGAAATGTTTCATTCAGATCGCCATTCCGTGCAGTTTCATGAAAAGATCGCAAAACAAATCAAAAGTATCGGCTCATGGGATGGTGAGATGTGGTGCGTTCGAAAGAATGGCGAATTGTATGTAAAGCGAGCTGCCATCTCCGTGATCAAGAATAATGCAGGTGATGTCATTAACTACGTTCACTCATTTGTTGATATTACAAAAGAGAAGAACGCGCAAGATGAAATTCTCAAGCTGGCTTTTCAGGATCAACTAACTGGATTGTCTAATCGTAAGTTATTGCAACATGAGCTTACTGAAAGATTGGGAATAACGCACAAGAATCAAGAATTTAATGCTTTGCTTTTATTGGATATTGATTACTTCAAGACTCTCAATGACACGCTTGGTCACGATTACGGAGATAAATTTTTAATCGAGGTGGCCAATCGTCTGCAAACTATCGTTGGACACAAGCAGTTTATATATCGAATTGGTGGCGATGAGTTTGTAGTGCTGTTGGATAATTTAGGCGTTAATCCAGTGCTGGCTCAAGAAAATCTCAATATCTGGGCTGAAAGAATTCGAGAGGCCTTGTCGGATGTATATATTCTTCCACCGTTTGAACATCATGCAGTAGCTAGTATTGGCACCTGTATATTTACTGGCCATTCCCGGCCCGCAAAAGAGTTGCTCAAGTGCGCAGAGATTGCGATGTATGAAGCAAAGGGGCATGGCGGCAATAGAGTAGTGCATTTTGACCAAAATATGAAAGCAGGCTTGGAGAAAAAAGCTAGCTTAATTGCGGATTTACATTCCGCGATCTCTAGTGATCAATTGCAGTTGTTTTATCAAGTTCAAGTGGATGGGAGCCATCGACCTATTGGGGTGGAGGCATTGATGCGCTGGAAGCACCCCACCTTGGGAATGATTCCTCCCAGTCAATTTATTGCCATTGCTGAAGAAAGTGCCTTGATTGTGGAGCTTGGCGATTGGGGTCTGGAAGTTGCGTGCCAGCAGTTAGGGGCATGGAGGTCTAGTGGGACTGAGCGTAAAAATTTAATGCTCGCTTATAACGTTAGTGCAAAACAATTTAAGCAGCCAAACTTTGTTGATCGCCTAGAAACGCTGATTCATCGCTACGATGTTGATCCAGCTTTGCTCAAGTTGGAGCTCACTGAAACATTGGCTTTAGATAATTTAGATTATGTGATTGCTAAGATGCATGAAATTAAGGCAAGACTGGGTGTTAGCCTTTCGCTAGATGATTTTGGCACAGGCTATTCTTCGCTCTCTTATTTAAAGCAAATGCCATTTGATCAAGTGAAGATCGATCAAGGTTTTATACGTGGAATGACTTCTGATTCTGGCGATGCATCCCTAGTGAAGACTATGATTGATATGTCTAAGAACTTGAACCTACAGGTTATCGCCGAGGGTGTAGAGACCAAAGAAGAATTTGAATTGCTAGAGAAGTATGGCTGCGCCAATTATCAAGGCTATTTGTTCGGTCGACCTTTACCAATAGGTGAATTTGAGAAGGTAACCGTTCATTAA
- a CDS encoding SDR family NAD(P)-dependent oxidoreductase, with amino-acid sequence MTTKSHPPGLPTDLTGRVIFVSGGGSAGPGWSIGRASCVTYARLGAKVCVVDKDLASAEETTRIILEEGGTAHTLVGDVAEEAEVKRLFSEARKLLGPIDVLHHNVGVGKVGGPMETSADDFDRIHKINVRSLLLAAQEVLPEMVERKTGNIIAISSVAGMRYLGYPHLAYSVTKAANTQFIRMIAQQYANKGIRANTIVPGLIDTPRIANTVAKMFSENSLDEARAARDRQVPMGHSGNAWDIAHACAFLVSDAASYTTGTELVVDGGLTGKYA; translated from the coding sequence ATGACTACGAAATCCCATCCCCCTGGTTTACCAACTGATCTGACTGGTCGCGTTATTTTTGTTTCTGGAGGTGGCTCTGCTGGGCCTGGTTGGAGTATTGGTAGAGCATCTTGCGTCACATATGCTCGCTTAGGTGCCAAAGTTTGCGTGGTAGATAAAGACTTGGCATCCGCAGAAGAAACCACTCGAATCATTTTGGAGGAAGGCGGTACAGCTCATACCTTGGTTGGTGATGTGGCAGAAGAGGCAGAGGTCAAGAGGCTCTTTAGTGAGGCACGCAAACTACTTGGACCGATTGATGTCTTGCATCACAATGTCGGCGTTGGCAAAGTGGGCGGCCCGATGGAAACTAGTGCGGATGATTTTGATCGCATTCATAAAATTAATGTACGCAGTTTGTTATTGGCTGCCCAAGAAGTTTTACCAGAAATGGTCGAGCGCAAAACAGGCAATATCATCGCCATCTCTTCAGTAGCCGGAATGCGCTATTTAGGCTATCCCCACCTTGCGTATAGCGTCACCAAGGCAGCAAATACCCAATTTATACGGATGATTGCTCAGCAATATGCCAATAAAGGCATTCGGGCCAATACCATAGTGCCAGGCTTAATTGACACCCCCAGAATTGCTAATACGGTTGCCAAAATGTTCTCTGAAAATAGCCTTGATGAAGCTCGGGCAGCTCGTGATCGACAGGTGCCCATGGGTCACTCTGGCAACGCTTGGGACATAGCCCACGCCTGTGCGTTTCTGGTTTCCGATGCCGCGTCCTATACTACTGGTACCGAGCTCGTAGTAGACGGTGGCTTAACCGGAAAATACGCCTAA
- a CDS encoding GAF domain-containing protein → MHSPSNSVLRFVKLKQFFDLFVGRKKLDCTSEALLEKIMLNWDEKLNISVGDLISSSSELGSPSSLQQHIKALFDAGIINYRDDLDDRRIKIPIPSTDTLKYYEDLAIYVEKCFETKTFDPNDPKVLFNTPGILSQAYLNAHSQALSAYAQSKKQLATSKTVKEVTQGVCSAIVAQNLYICACIGFSKVDSSKSIEISAVDGSAKGYGQSLTVSWDPNSIYGSGPTGIAIRSGKSVVMSDSEMAGNFGPWVDNARRFGIRSSISVPLFFQKKATGVLIIYAKEPYSFGPSEIYLFEKLSAELAEFIGSH, encoded by the coding sequence ATGCATTCCCCATCGAATTCAGTTTTACGCTTTGTTAAATTAAAGCAATTTTTTGACCTGTTTGTAGGTCGCAAAAAGTTAGACTGCACCTCTGAAGCGTTATTGGAAAAAATAATGCTCAATTGGGATGAAAAATTAAATATTTCGGTTGGAGATCTTATTTCATCCAGCAGTGAGTTGGGGTCACCATCATCATTGCAACAACACATCAAGGCACTTTTTGATGCAGGGATTATTAACTATCGAGACGATCTTGATGATCGTCGGATAAAAATCCCCATACCATCTACAGACACACTTAAATATTACGAAGATTTAGCAATTTATGTTGAAAAATGCTTTGAGACCAAAACATTTGATCCCAATGATCCCAAGGTTCTTTTTAATACCCCTGGAATACTAAGTCAGGCCTATCTAAACGCGCACTCTCAGGCTTTATCGGCTTATGCGCAATCCAAAAAACAGCTAGCCACATCCAAAACGGTTAAGGAGGTTACGCAGGGGGTATGCAGTGCGATCGTTGCACAAAACCTTTATATTTGCGCATGTATTGGATTTTCAAAAGTAGATTCTTCAAAGTCTATTGAGATTAGCGCAGTGGACGGAAGTGCTAAAGGATATGGGCAGTCACTTACAGTCAGTTGGGATCCAAATAGCATTTATGGATCGGGTCCAACTGGTATAGCCATTCGTTCTGGAAAATCAGTAGTGATGTCAGATTCCGAGATGGCCGGTAATTTCGGTCCTTGGGTGGACAATGCTAGGCGTTTTGGGATTAGAAGTAGTATTTCGGTGCCATTATTCTTCCAAAAAAAAGCTACTGGCGTACTCATCATTTATGCCAAAGAGCCATACTCGTTCGGGCCTTCCGAAATCTATTTATTTGAAAAGCTTTCTGCTGAGTTAGCGGAATTCATCGGTAGCCATTAA
- a CDS encoding amidohydrolase → MRLLHTLTISSAILLSQSAIAASSADVIFYGGDIVTMNKAQPTAEAVAIRDGKIIKVGSLSNAKTLQGSDTKLVNLNGKTLLPGFIEPHVHILGTAFSEELWYNMSNFNMPHDTLDSLVSKLTAYSKNVKDGEWITAFGVDPSRTEPFMAELNADILDKVSTTKPIFVMNQSMHIAYVNHKALEVAGLTDSSPDPKGGKLLKDSKGRLTGVVYEVPAFYLFINKMPAPSQESLEQAVVKVGQRLVNKGVTTSAEISVGGYLGVDKEYALFDKMTHAGKLPVRVRGYMYSNVFPTTNNSYKPNQGDDIFKVIGVKIVADGSDQGLTGAMTKPYAYPAGTTNTGNLNFTEQELYDLAKPRFDQGWQISVHSNGDRSIEQTLNVYEKLVTKPEDAKARLRIEHYTVPTPSQIDKTAKLGVVPGLTIGHSDYWGEAFHDHLLGAERANRIDPGASLIKKGVRFAYHSDSPVSPIHPLKYVSEGSSRLWQASPQKVLNANEKVSVYDALKAVTIDAAYQMRMDDKAGSLQEGKFADFAIVDKNPLKTDAYKIRDIEVKETWVNGQQVFKKN, encoded by the coding sequence ATGCGTCTTCTGCACACACTCACGATTTCCTCGGCTATTTTGCTATCACAGTCTGCGATTGCAGCTAGTAGTGCTGATGTCATTTTTTATGGTGGCGATATTGTGACAATGAATAAAGCTCAGCCCACGGCTGAAGCAGTGGCAATACGGGATGGAAAAATCATTAAGGTCGGATCATTATCAAATGCTAAGACCTTGCAAGGAAGTGATACTAAATTAGTTAACTTAAATGGTAAAACACTACTACCTGGTTTTATAGAACCACATGTACATATTTTAGGAACGGCTTTTTCGGAAGAGCTTTGGTACAACATGTCCAACTTCAATATGCCGCATGACACTTTGGATTCTTTGGTTTCAAAGTTAACTGCCTATAGCAAAAATGTGAAAGATGGTGAATGGATTACAGCATTTGGTGTTGACCCATCCAGGACCGAGCCATTCATGGCTGAGTTGAATGCCGACATATTGGATAAGGTATCTACAACTAAGCCTATATTTGTGATGAATCAAAGCATGCATATTGCGTATGTGAATCATAAGGCTTTAGAGGTGGCTGGACTAACAGACTCTAGTCCCGACCCCAAAGGCGGCAAGCTGCTAAAAGATAGCAAGGGACGCTTAACTGGTGTGGTTTATGAGGTGCCCGCTTTTTACTTATTCATCAACAAGATGCCAGCACCAAGTCAAGAGTCGCTAGAGCAAGCTGTTGTAAAAGTTGGTCAAAGATTGGTAAATAAAGGGGTTACCACGTCAGCAGAAATTAGTGTTGGTGGGTATCTTGGGGTTGATAAAGAATACGCCTTATTCGATAAGATGACTCACGCAGGGAAGTTGCCAGTTAGGGTGAGGGGCTATATGTATTCCAATGTATTTCCAACCACAAACAATAGCTATAAACCCAATCAAGGCGATGACATTTTCAAAGTGATTGGGGTGAAGATTGTGGCCGATGGTTCCGATCAAGGGCTCACAGGTGCGATGACTAAGCCCTATGCTTATCCAGCAGGCACCACCAATACAGGCAATCTGAACTTTACTGAGCAAGAACTATACGATCTTGCAAAACCTAGATTTGATCAGGGTTGGCAAATCTCCGTGCATTCCAATGGCGATAGATCAATTGAGCAAACACTCAATGTTTATGAGAAGCTAGTGACCAAACCAGAGGATGCCAAGGCTCGTTTAAGAATTGAGCATTACACAGTACCAACTCCATCACAAATCGATAAAACTGCAAAACTCGGTGTGGTTCCTGGTCTGACGATTGGACACTCCGACTATTGGGGAGAAGCATTTCATGATCACCTATTGGGAGCTGAAAGAGCTAATCGAATTGATCCAGGTGCAAGTCTAATTAAGAAGGGCGTCCGCTTTGCCTATCATAGCGACTCTCCAGTGTCACCTATTCATCCCTTAAAGTATGTTTCTGAAGGCTCCTCAAGACTTTGGCAGGCATCTCCACAAAAGGTATTGAACGCCAATGAGAAGGTGTCTGTTTATGACGCATTAAAAGCTGTCACTATTGATGCTGCCTATCAGATGAGGATGGATGACAAAGCTGGCTCTCTTCAAGAAGGTAAATTTGCTGACTTCGCCATTGTGGATAAGAATCCTTTGAAAACGGATGCTTATAAGATAAGAGACATAGAAGTAAAAGAAACTTGGGTCAATGGCCAACAAGTTTTTAAGAAAAACTGA
- a CDS encoding mandelate racemase/muconate lactonizing enzyme family protein: MTSNPMRIVKLEAVPISFPVPESKSVRLGIGKCVKRDSVLVRIETEDGHIGWGEAHHGRAPGAIAKLIDTTMRELVVNSDAMDINGIWARVYKMQISSHGMGAAAVLALSGIDIALWDLRAQIMQQPLYRLLGGASKKIKAYAGGIALGWQEPASLAKEAQEHIASGYRALKLRVGDTAEKDIVRVQAVRKAVGDEIDILVDANTNYTLADVRKVMPAFDEAGVSWLEEPFPPQDRKAYRMARSLGRVPFAAGENHYTRYDFSTLLDDGDVQFIQPDLSKTGGVTESMRIAAMASANKLTINPHTSATAINMGTTIHFLSAIDNPGYFEGDVTSLNLFRDEMMDRAAYELDAEGFVKPYEGIGIGMKINLDFVKDHPLIDGPCYV, translated from the coding sequence ATGACAAGTAATCCAATGCGTATCGTTAAGCTAGAGGCAGTTCCCATTTCATTTCCTGTTCCTGAGAGTAAGTCGGTTCGACTTGGGATTGGTAAATGTGTGAAACGTGACTCGGTATTGGTTCGTATTGAAACTGAAGATGGGCATATTGGCTGGGGTGAGGCCCATCATGGAAGGGCTCCAGGTGCGATTGCAAAGTTGATTGATACTACTATGCGAGAGCTCGTAGTCAATAGTGATGCAATGGATATCAACGGCATTTGGGCACGCGTTTATAAAATGCAAATCTCTAGCCATGGCATGGGCGCAGCAGCAGTTTTGGCTTTGAGTGGAATTGATATTGCATTATGGGATTTACGCGCTCAGATCATGCAGCAGCCCTTGTATCGGTTGTTAGGCGGCGCTTCCAAAAAGATTAAAGCTTATGCAGGTGGTATCGCCTTGGGATGGCAGGAGCCAGCATCCTTAGCCAAGGAAGCGCAAGAGCATATTGCTTCAGGATATCGGGCTCTAAAGTTACGCGTAGGAGATACTGCTGAGAAAGACATCGTTAGGGTGCAAGCAGTTCGCAAGGCAGTAGGCGATGAAATCGACATCTTAGTTGATGCCAATACTAACTACACCTTAGCGGACGTGCGTAAGGTAATGCCTGCATTTGATGAGGCTGGTGTGAGTTGGTTGGAGGAACCATTCCCACCCCAAGATCGAAAGGCATATCGCATGGCCCGCAGTTTGGGTCGAGTTCCATTTGCGGCTGGTGAAAATCACTATACTCGCTATGATTTCTCAACACTCCTAGATGATGGAGATGTGCAGTTTATCCAGCCAGACTTATCAAAGACCGGCGGCGTTACTGAGTCTATGAGAATTGCTGCTATGGCGAGTGCTAATAAATTAACTATTAATCCCCATACTTCTGCTACCGCAATTAATATGGGCACAACAATTCATTTTCTCTCCGCCATTGATAATCCTGGATATTTTGAGGGTGACGTTACTTCGCTCAATCTCTTTAGGGATGAAATGATGGATAGAGCTGCTTATGAACTCGATGCGGAAGGCTTTGTAAAGCCATACGAAGGTATTGGTATTGGGATGAAAATTAATCTAGATTTTGTTAAAGATCATCCCCTGATTGATGGCCCATGTTATGTTTAG